The following are from one region of the Rosettibacter firmus genome:
- a CDS encoding STAS domain-containing protein, with product MEFKAEKQKDVSIIHVYLTRATLAKAVKFKEFATDIINEGINKIIIDLTLCEYIDSTFLGALVSLLKKVNALGGDIRLVYNKEAPSLMFMITRMDKVFKIFSTLDEALISFGITPQKPKLEWK from the coding sequence ATGGAATTTAAAGCAGAAAAACAAAAGGATGTCTCAATCATTCATGTATATCTAACCAGAGCTACATTAGCAAAAGCTGTAAAATTTAAAGAGTTTGCAACAGATATAATTAATGAAGGGATTAATAAAATTATAATAGACCTAACTCTTTGTGAATATATCGATTCAACATTTTTAGGAGCTCTTGTTTCTTTATTGAAAAAAGTAAATGCTTTAGGCGGCGATATAAGGTTAGTTTATAATAAAGAAGCTCCCTCTTTAATGTTTATGATTACAAGAATGGATAAAGTATTTAAGATTTTTTCTACACTCGACGAAGCATTAATTAGCTTTGGAATAACTCCACAAAAACCTAAGCTTGAGTGGAAATAA
- a CDS encoding T9SS type A sorting domain-containing protein, giving the protein MKNNILIIMFLLTMPLIAQNYEWQVLVGWDMEYPVSGGQVVYDSTSSKFYVLGGEDASKEVVDWIQEYNILDGKWKIVGKMMQPRYLFVANMWKSQILYFGGVSELSENKNVMETWNLKTIPSEPVVFDTQDNFARAFSTGYIKNNLLYIIGGEPIPSGPSELPYIVGYDLNNKSISFTYGTTSQNQPKQQMSILLNNNIYIFGGILNGALSSISKFDISKNVFEVLSQKLLTPRAGGVAIYNPILKRGFIIGGFNETDKALNSVEAIDFLSDGKVLIYPFASLKYARRNPMAINYGNTIVVFGGRDENGNIVPYLEKLVTPTGMSDLNEIPINDNLLQNYPNPFNLSTKIIFELSRNSNVSLDIFSLLGEHVLTLKKGYFNAGRYEVDWNGKDKFGNIVPAGVYFVQLKTDRLIQTRKMVLLK; this is encoded by the coding sequence ATGAAGAATAATATATTAATAATAATGTTTTTATTAACCATGCCATTAATTGCTCAGAACTATGAATGGCAGGTTCTTGTAGGATGGGATATGGAATATCCAGTATCAGGTGGACAGGTTGTATATGATTCAACAAGTAGTAAATTTTATGTTCTGGGTGGTGAAGATGCATCTAAAGAAGTTGTTGATTGGATTCAAGAATATAATATACTTGATGGCAAGTGGAAAATAGTTGGAAAAATGATGCAACCAAGATACTTGTTCGTAGCAAATATGTGGAAATCTCAAATACTTTATTTTGGTGGTGTAAGTGAGCTCTCAGAAAATAAAAATGTTATGGAAACATGGAACTTGAAAACAATTCCATCTGAACCAGTTGTTTTTGATACTCAAGATAATTTTGCAAGAGCATTTTCTACAGGATATATAAAGAATAATTTGCTTTATATAATTGGTGGTGAACCAATTCCAAGTGGTCCAAGTGAACTTCCATATATTGTAGGATATGATTTAAATAACAAATCAATTAGTTTTACTTATGGTACAACAAGTCAAAATCAACCTAAACAACAAATGTCAATTCTGCTTAATAATAATATTTATATTTTTGGTGGTATACTAAATGGAGCTCTCTCTTCGATAAGTAAATTTGATATAAGTAAAAATGTATTTGAAGTTTTATCACAAAAACTTCTTACTCCAAGAGCAGGTGGTGTGGCGATTTATAATCCGATATTAAAAAGAGGATTTATTATTGGAGGCTTTAACGAAACCGACAAAGCTCTAAACTCTGTTGAAGCAATCGATTTTTTAAGTGATGGGAAAGTACTAATTTATCCATTTGCTTCGCTTAAATATGCTCGCAGAAATCCTATGGCTATTAATTATGGAAATACAATTGTTGTATTTGGTGGTAGAGATGAAAATGGTAATATAGTCCCTTATCTCGAAAAACTTGTAACTCCAACTGGCATGAGTGATTTAAATGAAATACCAATTAATGATAATTTATTACAAAATTATCCGAATCCTTTTAATTTAAGTACAAAGATAATATTTGAATTATCACGGAATTCAAATGTTTCGCTTGATATTTTTTCGTTATTAGGTGAACATGTCTTAACATTAAAAAAAGGTTACTTCAACGCAGGCAGATATGAGGTTGATTGGAATGGTAAAGATAAATTTGGAAACATCGTTCCTGCAGGAGTTTACTTTGTGCAATTAAAAACTGATAGACTCATTCAAACAAGAAAAATGGTTCTTCTCAAATGA
- a CDS encoding serine/threonine-protein kinase: protein MVGSTEILFEKFEIIDVLKKDDHAAVYLANHIYLSKKIILKVLNTEKISDQALIERFKREAKLLAKLDHPNIIKVLDFGTSKEFFYISFEYIEGESLRNLLKHKELTYEEKKSLTIQLFKALHFAHSNQIIHRDIKPENIFVDKNMNLKLGDFGLALSAEDNFVTSPYSIVGTPSYMSPEQVAGAKLNNQSDLFSAGVVVYEMFTGKNPFLKENVTLTLNEIMSYNENAIVEEISNVPDEIKNIITRLLKKKPAQRYNSALEVLNELNVQAEQLTVSIISESKKESKKNLLVLSASVLVVIFIGLLLFINKLQPDKISPEKKQLNQLTDKLNKEKMESSGIQTEKIESGSGVDKLDLKSDQTTNKESENSPLPAIKYGGLFVECYPWADVYVDGEKLETTPMNKPLMLVEGEHTIKLVHPDYPVYTKLIRINHSQVTNLRVSLESLMGYINCKVNPWGDVYVNGDYKGQTPLKDLIKVFPGFVRLTIKNPNYKEIDTSLYVQPGDTILLKFLLKNR, encoded by the coding sequence ATGGTAGGCTCAACAGAAATATTGTTTGAAAAGTTTGAAATTATTGATGTCCTTAAGAAAGATGACCATGCTGCAGTATATCTTGCAAATCATATTTATCTGAGTAAAAAAATAATTTTAAAAGTATTAAACACAGAAAAAATTTCTGATCAGGCATTAATCGAAAGATTTAAGAGAGAAGCAAAATTACTTGCAAAACTTGATCATCCAAATATTATTAAAGTACTCGATTTTGGAACGAGTAAAGAATTTTTTTATATATCATTTGAATACATTGAAGGAGAAAGTTTAAGAAATTTACTGAAGCATAAAGAACTCACATACGAAGAAAAGAAATCGTTAACCATTCAACTTTTTAAAGCTCTTCACTTTGCTCATTCAAATCAAATAATTCATAGAGACATAAAGCCCGAAAATATTTTTGTTGATAAAAATATGAATCTCAAACTTGGTGATTTTGGACTTGCACTCTCAGCCGAAGATAATTTTGTTACCAGTCCATATTCAATTGTTGGAACACCAAGTTATATGTCGCCCGAACAAGTTGCAGGTGCAAAATTAAATAATCAGAGCGATTTGTTTTCTGCTGGAGTTGTAGTATATGAAATGTTCACAGGAAAAAATCCTTTTCTTAAAGAGAATGTTACTCTCACATTAAATGAAATAATGTCGTATAATGAAAATGCTATTGTTGAAGAAATTTCAAATGTACCTGATGAAATAAAAAATATCATAACTCGATTGCTAAAGAAAAAACCAGCTCAAAGATATAACTCAGCTCTCGAAGTATTAAATGAATTGAATGTTCAAGCAGAACAATTAACAGTTTCAATAATTTCAGAATCGAAAAAAGAAAGTAAAAAGAATTTACTGGTTTTATCAGCATCAGTATTGGTAGTAATATTTATTGGTTTATTACTTTTTATTAACAAACTTCAACCAGATAAAATTTCGCCCGAGAAAAAACAATTGAATCAATTAACAGATAAATTAAATAAAGAGAAAATGGAATCTTCTGGCATTCAAACCGAGAAGATAGAATCGGGTTCAGGCGTCGATAAGCTGGATTTAAAATCAGATCAAACAACAAATAAAGAATCTGAAAATTCTCCTTTACCTGCAATTAAATATGGTGGTTTGTTTGTAGAGTGCTATCCCTGGGCAGATGTTTATGTGGATGGCGAAAAACTTGAAACAACACCAATGAATAAACCATTAATGCTTGTTGAAGGAGAACATACAATAAAATTGGTTCATCCCGATTATCCAGTTTATACGAAGTTAATTAGAATTAATCATTCGCAGGTTACAAATTTAAGAGTTTCGCTTGAATCGTTGATGGGTTACATAAATTGTAAGGTTAATCCATGGGGTGATGTCTATGTAAATGGTGATTATAAAGGACAAACACCATTAAAAGATTTAATTAAAGTTTTCCCGGGTTTTGTAAGATTGACAATAAAAAATCCCAATTATAAAGAAATTGATACAAGTCTTTATGTTCAACCGGGAGATACAATTTTGCTAAAGTTTTTATTGAAAAATAGATAG
- a CDS encoding sigma-54 interaction domain-containing protein, with amino-acid sequence MKFIPENINYIKNLSKEEFEALLEFSQMLNSSNYQESFIEDVMDIVIKIVNAERGLFVKYDESTDSFSIISARKISNESITDLNQFSSGILQKVIKEKKPLLYHDVMGDPNLSQFQSVQIHRIKSVIGVPIIRDDKVWGVIIADSTMDRREFTEENLIFLNFFSNLVSLTLDRIIKLEELEKENRILINKLQATEPIPEMIGNSVAVQNLTKLIHKVAQTDATVLIMGESGTGKEVAARAIHQLSKRRDKPFLAQFCGSIPDSLLESELFGYKKGAFTGATSDKQGLLEAADGGTFFLDEIADISSALQAKLLRVLENREIIRLGDTKVKKVDVRIIAATNKDLHALTKEGQFREDLFYRLNVFPIKMPPLRERREDIPLLASYFVKKIAKKDISIDSSAIKKLESYYWPGNIRQLINVVQRALILCDSDKISAEHIILEDNQDLMNFKGTLKEFEMLLLKKRLEEFNGNRTLTAKSLDVSVRWIQLKLKEMGEQ; translated from the coding sequence ATGAAATTTATTCCAGAAAATATTAATTACATAAAAAATCTATCGAAGGAAGAATTCGAAGCATTACTTGAATTCAGCCAGATGCTGAATTCGTCAAACTATCAGGAATCATTCATTGAAGATGTAATGGATATTGTAATAAAGATTGTTAATGCAGAGCGTGGTCTATTTGTAAAGTATGATGAATCAACAGATAGCTTTTCAATAATTAGTGCAAGAAAGATATCGAATGAAAGCATAACAGACTTAAATCAATTTTCATCTGGAATACTTCAAAAAGTTATTAAAGAAAAAAAGCCACTTTTGTATCACGATGTTATGGGAGATCCAAATTTATCACAATTTCAGAGTGTTCAGATTCATAGAATAAAATCTGTAATTGGAGTTCCAATTATTAGAGATGATAAAGTATGGGGAGTAATAATTGCAGATAGTACAATGGATCGACGTGAATTCACAGAAGAAAATCTGATCTTTTTGAATTTCTTCTCAAATCTTGTTTCACTTACTTTAGATAGAATAATTAAACTCGAAGAACTGGAAAAAGAGAATAGAATTCTTATAAATAAACTTCAGGCTACCGAACCAATTCCAGAGATGATAGGCAACAGTGTTGCTGTTCAAAATCTTACAAAACTAATTCACAAAGTTGCACAAACAGATGCTACAGTTTTAATAATGGGAGAAAGTGGAACTGGTAAAGAAGTAGCCGCTCGTGCAATTCATCAATTGAGTAAAAGAAGAGATAAACCATTTCTTGCTCAATTTTGTGGTTCGATACCAGATAGTCTTCTTGAAAGTGAATTGTTTGGTTATAAAAAAGGAGCGTTTACAGGAGCTACTTCAGATAAACAGGGCTTGCTCGAAGCAGCTGATGGTGGAACATTTTTTCTTGATGAGATTGCCGATATTTCAAGTGCTCTTCAGGCAAAACTTTTAAGAGTTCTTGAGAATAGAGAAATAATTCGACTTGGTGATACAAAGGTTAAAAAAGTTGATGTTAGAATTATCGCAGCAACTAATAAAGATTTACATGCACTTACAAAGGAAGGACAATTTAGAGAAGATCTTTTTTATAGATTAAATGTCTTCCCTATTAAAATGCCACCATTGCGAGAAAGACGAGAAGATATTCCTTTACTTGCAAGTTATTTTGTTAAGAAAATTGCTAAGAAAGATATTTCAATTGATTCATCAGCAATTAAAAAATTAGAAAGTTATTACTGGCCTGGCAATATTCGTCAATTAATTAATGTGGTTCAACGAGCACTAATTCTTTGTGATTCAGATAAAATTTCTGCCGAGCATATTATTCTTGAAGATAATCAGGATCTAATGAATTTTAAGGGAACATTAAAAGAATTTGAAATGCTGCTACTTAAAAAACGTCTCGAAGAATTTAATGGTAATAGAACTCTCACAGCAAAATCACTTGATGTTTCTGTAAGATGGATTCAGCTAAAACTTAAAGAAATGGGCGAACAATAA